A genome region from Cucurbita pepo subsp. pepo cultivar mu-cu-16 chromosome LG02, ASM280686v2, whole genome shotgun sequence includes the following:
- the LOC111789236 gene encoding gamma-glutamyl hydrolase 2-like produces the protein MLKEVVDAGRQSHCTFSPSPIFIFKYLWISFSIVLSLKFSLVDAANSFPNIIMPSQFGLDSSSSCTKMDLKLNYHPVIGILSHPGDGASGRLSNATNASYIAASYVKFVESAGARVIPIIYTEPLEVIFEKLDLVNGVLFTGGWAKKGLYYSVVEKIFKKILERNDAGERFPLYAVCLGFEILSMIISKDRNILEPFNSSYMASTLEFVDNVNIQGTVFQRFPPYLLEKLSTDCIVMQNHRFGISPGRFEQNKELSSFFQILTTSNDIDNKVYVSTVQARDYPVTAFQWHPEKNTFEWGYSMIPHTEYAIEVTQHVANHLVREARKSSNRPPAQKVLESIIYNYSPTFGGKAGKGFDEVYIFT, from the exons ATGCTAAAAGAAGTGGTTGACGCCGGCCGCCAATCCCATTGCACTTTTTCTCCGTCTCcgattttcatcttcaaatacCTATGGATCTCCTTCTCGATCGTCTTATCCCTCAAATTTAGCCTCGTCGACGCAGCTAATTCGTTCCCGAACATTATTATGCCGTCTCAATTTGGTCTCGATTCGTCTTCCTCGTGTACGAAAATGGATCTGAAGTTGAATTACCATCCGGTGATCGGAATTCTTAGCCATCCCGGCGATGGTGCGTCTGGTAGATTAAGCAATGCGACGAATGCTTCTTATATTGCTGCCTCGTATGTCAAGTTCGTCGAATCGGCCGGAGCGAGAGTTATTCCGATTATCTATACCGAGCCGCTTGAGGTTATTTTCGAG AAGCTCGATTTGGTCAATGGAGTGCTCTTCACTGGCGGCTGGGCTAAAAAGGGTTTATACTATTCCGTTGTTGAGAAGATTTTTAAG AAAATTTTGGAGAGGAATGATGCTGGGGAACGTTTCCCTTTGTATGCCGTTTGCTTGGGTTTTGAAATCTTAAGCATGATCATCAGCAAG GATAGGAACATTCTCGAACCATTTAACTCATCATATATGGCATCAACTCTGGAATTTGTGGACAATGTGAATATTCAAGGAACGGTCTTCCAAAG ATTTCCGCCTTATTTACTCGAGAAGTTGAGTACAGATTGTATTGTAATGCAAAACCATCGT TTTGGTATCTCACCAGGGAGGtttgaacaaaataaagaactaTCCAGTTTTTTTCAGATATTGACAACTAGTAATGATATAGACAATAAG GTCTATGTTTCCACGGTTCAAGCTCGGGATTATCCCGTGACTGCATTTCAGTGGCATCCTGAG AAAAACACCTTTGAGTGGGGCTACTCCATGATTCCGCACACGGAGTATGCAATTGAAGTGACGCAGCATGTTGCCAACCACTTGGTCAG GGAAGCCAGAAAATCATCGAACAGACCACCTGCACAGAAGGTTCTTGAAAGTATCATCTACAACTATAGCCCAACTTTTGGTGGCAAAGCTGG GAAGGGATTCGATGAAGTTTACATCTTCACATAG
- the LOC111787664 gene encoding probable protein phosphatase 2C 55: MIIKRKLVNRISRTHKFPYSRSLTATATATAAPILKVEIGSFYIPKHNPSKPLGEDAHFVFSDKLVAGVADGVGGWASKGIDAGVYARELIGNCVVAVSGDTGAVVKPKRVLTEAHSRTTAAGSSTACIVSFDGGFLRAANVGDSGFMIFRGGMFSYRSPVQRRGFNRPCQMGVGEKYDKPAAAWSGKIQIAAGDVIVIGTDGLFDNVFAKEIEDILVAEVAVDTAEDLAGLLAELALCNSSDTVNDGPFAEEAREAGRIHRGGKIDDITVIVAKVTAS; this comes from the coding sequence ATgataatcaaaagaaaattagtcaACAGAATTTCCAGAACCCATAAATTTCCTTATTCAAGGTCATTaacggcgacggcgacggcgacggcggcgCCGATTCTCAAAGTAGAGATTGGCTCCTTCTACATTCCCAAACACAACCCTTCAAAACCCCTCGGAGAAGACGCCCACTTCGTATTTTCCGATAAATTGGTTGCCGGCGTGGCGGACGGCGTTGGTGGTTGGGCTTCCAAGGGCATCGACGCCGGCGTGTACGCCAGAGAACTCATTGGGAACTGTGTAGTTGCCGTTTCCGGAGATACTGGCGCTGTGGTGAAACCAAAACGTGTATTGACGGAGGCCCACTCCCGGACCACTGCCGCTGGGTCGTCGACGGCGTGTATTGTCTCCTTCGATGGTGGGTTTTTACGGGCGGCGAATGTCGGCGACAGTGGGTTCATGATTTTCAGAGGCGGGATGTTTTCTTACCGGTCGCCGGTGCAGCGGCGGGGGTTTAACCGTCCCTGTCAGATGGGGGTTGGTGAGAAGTACGATAAGCCGGCGGCGGCGTGGAGTGGGAAGATTCAGATCGCGGCTGGAGATGTAATCGTAATCGGAACGGACGGGCTTTTTGACAATGTGTTCGCGAAGGAGATTGAGGATATTCTGGTGGCGGAGGTGGCGGTAGATACGGCAGAGGATTTGGCCGGACTGTTGGCGGAGTTGGCGTTGTGTAACTCCTCCGATACGGTAAATGACGGTCCGTTTGCGGAGGAGGCCCGGGAGGCCGGCCGGATCCACCGTGGAGGGAAGATCGATGATATTACCGTCATTGTTGCAAAAGTTACCGCGtcttga